The Sulfurimonas lithotrophica genome includes a region encoding these proteins:
- the napG gene encoding ferredoxin-type protein NapG, producing the protein MKNEEFSDRRKFILNMARGVGIASLGGFIWSAYVDEVTASELTLRPPGALKEEDFLKTCIKCGLCVEACPYDTLLLSKPGDNKPLGTPYFIPRDIPCYMCPDIPCVPVCPTGALDEQSVTTDGKLDINVADMGVAVVDDESCIAFWGIQCDACYRACPLLGEAITIEYVRNERTGKHSFMRPVVQNDVCTGCGLCEKACVTEKAAIYVLPREVALGKAGDYYIKGWDKNDEKRLENASEIKTTTELSKKSAVDSLNSGLEDLY; encoded by the coding sequence ATGAAAAACGAAGAATTTAGTGATAGAAGAAAATTTATTCTTAATATGGCAAGAGGTGTAGGTATTGCTTCTCTTGGCGGTTTTATATGGAGTGCATATGTTGATGAAGTTACGGCTTCTGAACTAACGCTTCGCCCGCCGGGTGCTTTAAAAGAAGAAGATTTTCTTAAAACCTGTATTAAATGCGGTTTATGTGTAGAGGCTTGTCCTTACGACACACTATTACTATCTAAACCGGGTGACAATAAACCTCTAGGGACACCGTATTTTATTCCTAGAGATATACCTTGTTACATGTGTCCAGATATCCCTTGTGTTCCGGTATGTCCTACCGGAGCATTAGATGAGCAAAGCGTAACGACTGATGGAAAGTTAGATATAAACGTAGCAGATATGGGTGTTGCAGTTGTAGATGATGAAAGTTGTATCGCGTTCTGGGGTATTCAATGTGATGCTTGTTATAGAGCATGCCCACTACTAGGTGAGGCAATTACAATTGAGTATGTAAGAAATGAACGTACGGGGAAACATAGTTTTATGCGTCCGGTAGTTCAAAATGATGTCTGTACAGGATGTGGTCTTTGTGAAAAAGCTTGTGTAACTGAAAAAGCTGCGATATATGTTCTTCCTCGTGAAGTTGCATTGGGTAAAGCCGGTGATTATTACATAAAAGGTTGGGATAAAAATGATGAAAAGCGTTTAGAAAATGCTTCTGAAATTAAAACAACAACCGAACTAAGTAAAAAATCAGCAGTAGATTCTTTAAATAGCGGTCTGGAGGATTTATACTAA
- a CDS encoding nitrate reductase cytochrome c-type subunit — translation MKIMSKITIGLFTATLLFVGCNDSATPASGNKVAPTVTEKSLGLRKTDLYSEKAETQGDKTNYSEAACGSGYKINRAFQDAPPMIPHGTEGMLPIKIGNNQCTGCHEPAVAVSMGATPIPRSHYTNFRPTHHISADGEDFSKSVDNMKNEVSIKTEDRLQGARFNCSQCHAPQSQGKLAVANNFEPDYTQNDGANKSSWNSQADFMYGIDTIKGDGGKVTADDIANKDSAAGSLDSH, via the coding sequence ATGAAAATAATGAGTAAAATAACGATTGGTTTATTCACTGCAACACTTTTATTTGTTGGTTGTAACGACAGTGCAACTCCGGCAAGTGGAAATAAAGTTGCACCTACGGTGACTGAAAAGTCATTAGGTTTAAGAAAGACTGATTTATATTCGGAAAAAGCTGAAACGCAAGGTGATAAAACAAACTATAGCGAAGCTGCTTGTGGTAGCGGTTATAAAATCAACAGAGCATTCCAAGATGCTCCACCTATGATTCCACACGGTACAGAAGGTATGTTGCCGATTAAAATCGGAAACAATCAATGTACTGGATGTCATGAACCTGCAGTTGCAGTTTCAATGGGTGCTACACCTATTCCTAGATCACATTATACTAACTTTAGACCGACACACCATATTAGTGCTGACGGTGAAGACTTTAGTAAAAGTGTTGACAATATGAAAAACGAGGTATCTATCAAAACAGAAGATAGACTTCAAGGTGCTAGATTTAATTGTTCACAATGTCATGCTCCTCAGTCACAAGGTAAATTAGCTGTTGCAAATAATTTTGAACCTGATTACACTCAAAATGACGGTGCAAACAAATCTTCTTGGAATTCACAAGCAGATTTCATGTACGGTATCGACACTATTAAAGGTGACGGCGGTAAAGTAACTGCAGATGATATTGCAAATAAAGATTCTGCCGCAGGTAGCTTAGATAGTCACTAA
- a CDS encoding WD40 repeat domain-containing protein yields MRKVILFFLILSSVYSAQIKPSAKFVSSGGVVDLITNKDKIYSATSAGIVDIFDINTQKKVKSITLPKIKDFMGDMVDAKIYSVDKIDDKLLILSQGSGGYSRAFIYENEKLTSIIDESSYMAIIKAKFINKNTIVFGLLSNEIISFDIKTKKRNWTNQASGAKFSNLVINEDKSEIVIADESGILKIMSAKDGKILKKLKGQNLDNVFQVDYKNGIIATAGQDRRVVIYATKFDSAYYKEANFLIYSVGLSPSGKLAGYSSDENNNISVFNTITKRKIGTYTDNKMTLTNIVFIDENRMLGASDDKTINLYKIK; encoded by the coding sequence ATGCGTAAAGTAATTTTATTTTTTCTAATACTAAGCAGTGTATATTCTGCACAAATAAAACCATCGGCCAAATTTGTGTCAAGCGGCGGAGTTGTTGATTTAATAACCAATAAAGACAAAATTTATAGTGCTACTTCTGCCGGAATTGTAGATATATTTGATATAAACACACAAAAAAAAGTAAAGAGTATAACGCTTCCTAAAATAAAAGATTTTATGGGTGATATGGTAGATGCAAAAATATACTCCGTAGATAAGATAGATGATAAGTTACTTATATTGTCACAAGGTTCAGGCGGTTACAGCAGAGCTTTTATATATGAAAATGAAAAACTGACTTCTATAATAGATGAGTCAAGTTATATGGCGATAATAAAAGCTAAATTTATAAATAAAAACACTATAGTATTTGGGCTTTTAAGCAATGAGATTATCTCTTTTGATATAAAAACAAAAAAGAGAAACTGGACAAATCAAGCAAGCGGCGCTAAATTTTCAAACCTAGTTATAAATGAAGATAAAAGTGAAATTGTTATCGCCGATGAGAGCGGTATTTTAAAAATCATGTCTGCTAAAGACGGAAAAATATTAAAAAAATTAAAAGGACAAAATTTAGATAATGTTTTTCAAGTAGATTATAAAAACGGAATTATTGCAACAGCCGGGCAAGATAGACGTGTAGTTATATATGCTACTAAATTTGATTCTGCATATTACAAAGAAGCAAACTTTTTAATATACAGTGTCGGTTTGTCTCCAAGCGGAAAACTTGCAGGATATTCAAGTGATGAAAATAATAACATTTCAGTCTTTAACACGATTACCAAAAGAAAAATCGGTACATATACAGACAACAAAATGACACTTACCAATATAGTATTTATAGATGAAAATCGTATGCTTGGAGCAAGTGACGATAAAACTATTAATCTTTATAAGATAAAATAA
- the napH gene encoding quinol dehydrogenase ferredoxin subunit NapH: MSTLWNNYRYLFLRRFTQIGLMLLYFGANAWGWTILQGNLSSSLVFGIVPLSDPYAMLQMLAAGAVLATDLLIGVAIITVVYMLIGGRAFCSWVCPINMITDAAAYIREKAGFNKIQKRQPSSRNMRYWTFGMGILISALMGITAFEFISPISMVHRGIVFGLGFGWAAMLIIFLFDLFVLKNGWCGHICPLGGFYSLIGRFSLIRVHHNVDNCTACMKCKTVCPEKQVLHMIDKESLPVTMGECTNCARCIEVCDDDALGFSIRGMASKNLEKNNKTGE; the protein is encoded by the coding sequence ATGAGTACTCTTTGGAATAATTACAGATACCTATTTTTAAGAAGGTTTACACAAATTGGATTGATGTTACTATATTTTGGTGCCAATGCTTGGGGATGGACTATACTGCAAGGTAATTTAAGTTCATCATTAGTATTTGGAATTGTTCCGCTTAGCGATCCTTATGCTATGCTACAAATGTTAGCAGCAGGTGCTGTTCTTGCAACAGATTTACTAATAGGTGTTGCGATTATAACTGTAGTGTATATGTTAATCGGCGGACGTGCTTTTTGTTCTTGGGTATGCCCTATAAATATGATTACGGATGCAGCTGCCTATATAAGGGAAAAAGCAGGATTTAACAAAATCCAAAAAAGACAACCATCATCTAGAAATATGAGATACTGGACTTTTGGTATGGGTATTTTGATATCTGCACTAATGGGTATAACAGCCTTTGAGTTTATATCACCGATTTCTATGGTTCACAGAGGTATTGTTTTTGGTTTAGGCTTTGGTTGGGCAGCGATGCTTATAATTTTTCTTTTTGATTTATTTGTGTTAAAGAATGGTTGGTGTGGACATATTTGTCCTTTAGGTGGATTTTATTCACTTATAGGGAGATTTAGTCTCATTAGAGTACACCATAATGTAGATAATTGTACTGCATGTATGAAATGTAAAACTGTTTGCCCTGAAAAACAGGTCTTGCATATGATAGATAAAGAAAGCCTACCCGTAACTATGGGTGAATGTACAAACTGTGCTAGATGTATCGAAGTATGTGATGACGATGCTTTAGGTTTTTCAATTAGAGGTATGGCCTCAAAAAATTTAGAAAAAAATAATAAAACGGGAGAATAA
- a CDS encoding aminopeptidase P N-terminal domain-containing protein encodes MIKEEEYKRRRDYLASKMSKNSVGVLFSSSYKTRSNDTEYPFRQDSNFYYMSGFKEDNSILVLIKKNKKYKSVLFVNKKDKTQELWNGKRLGKEEAKKKFLVDEVYTKDEFEKKFKIFLEGKNSLYFDFKLDYSKVKILKRYAKSLSVHKNIAKVIEKMRLIKSDAEIKLIKKAIEITKEAHTKVMKLNKSEKKEYHLQADIEYIFKSRGAYSDAYTSIVAGGNNANTLHYIDNNQYLKDGDLILLDAGCEYEYYASDITRTIPVNGKYTDEQKKVYNLVLKAQKEVFEAISPGVTRTKLQEVAVKSITKALIELGVLKGDVKKLIKNEKYKPYYPHGIGHWMGLDVHDSCPYKDEKGKEIVLAKGMVLTIEPGIYLDADDKNVPKKYRGIGIRIEDDILITENGYENLSFGIAKTIEDIESLKGK; translated from the coding sequence GTGATAAAAGAAGAAGAATACAAAAGAAGAAGAGATTATTTAGCATCTAAGATGTCTAAAAACAGTGTCGGGGTATTATTTAGTTCAAGTTATAAAACTCGTTCAAACGATACGGAGTATCCATTTAGACAAGATAGTAATTTTTATTATATGAGTGGATTTAAAGAAGATAACTCTATTTTAGTTCTTATAAAAAAAAATAAAAAATACAAATCAGTTTTATTTGTAAATAAAAAAGATAAAACACAAGAACTTTGGAACGGTAAACGTCTGGGTAAAGAGGAAGCTAAAAAAAAATTTTTAGTTGATGAGGTATATACAAAAGATGAGTTTGAAAAGAAGTTCAAAATTTTTTTAGAAGGTAAAAACAGTTTATATTTTGATTTTAAACTTGACTATTCAAAAGTAAAAATTTTAAAAAGATATGCCAAAAGTTTATCTGTTCATAAAAATATAGCAAAAGTAATTGAGAAGATGCGCCTGATTAAATCGGATGCAGAAATAAAACTTATAAAAAAAGCTATTGAAATTACAAAAGAAGCCCATACAAAGGTAATGAAACTTAATAAAAGTGAAAAAAAAGAGTATCATCTGCAAGCTGATATAGAGTATATATTTAAAAGTCGCGGTGCATACAGTGATGCATATACATCTATAGTAGCAGGTGGAAATAATGCAAATACTTTGCATTATATTGATAATAATCAATATTTAAAAGACGGTGATTTGATATTATTAGACGCAGGTTGTGAATATGAATATTACGCAAGTGATATCACAAGAACTATACCGGTTAACGGAAAATATACGGATGAGCAAAAAAAGGTTTATAACTTAGTTTTAAAAGCTCAAAAAGAAGTTTTTGAAGCTATATCACCCGGGGTTACAAGAACAAAATTGCAAGAAGTTGCGGTTAAGTCTATAACAAAAGCACTAATAGAACTCGGTGTGTTAAAAGGTGATGTTAAAAAGCTTATAAAAAATGAAAAATATAAACCTTATTATCCACACGGTATAGGACATTGGATGGGATTAGACGTTCATGACAGCTGTCCGTACAAAGATGAAAAAGGTAAAGAGATAGTTTTGGCAAAAGGTATGGTTTTGACAATAGAACCGGGAATATACCTAGATGCAGATGATAAAAATGTACCAAAAAAATATCGTGGAATAGGTATTCGTATAGAAGACGATATATTAATCACTGAAAACGGATATGAGAACTTATCATTTGGTATAGCAAAAACTATTGAAGATATAGAAAGTTTAAAAGGAAAATAA
- the napA gene encoding nitrate reductase catalytic subunit NapA, translated as MSLSRREFLKSSAAASAAAAVGMSVPAELEAAANNAQSDWRWDKAACRFCGTGCGIMMATKNGKIVAVKGDPAAPVNRGLNCIKGYFNAKIMYGADRLTKPLLRVDANGNFDKKGNFAPVSWERAFDEMEKNIKKALKASGPEGVGIFASGQYTIMEGYAAQKVMKAGLRSNAIDPNARHCMASAVVGFYQTFGVDEPSGCYDDIELTDTVVAWGSNMAEMHPILWSRVTDRKLSDPERVKVVSIQTYTHRTSDLADIEIIFSPNTDLALWNYIAREIVMRDEAEGIIDWDFVKRHMIFAAGPVNIGYGMRRAGEKSLKEGKYDAKEMEIINKEMTTIVSEKEGPALEPFGYKAGDTMKHTAGTLGHWEISFQEYKKSLEPYTLDYTARVAKGDPDESLESFKAKLQALADLYIEKNRKVVSFWTMGMNQHTRGTWVNTLSYNVHFMLNKQAKPGSGAFSLTGQPSACGTAREVGTFTHRLPADMMVANPKHRAIAEKKWMIPEGTLNGVGKQHIMAIHRGIEDGLIKFAWVNVCNPYQDSASAKHWIKAAREMDNFIVTSDGYPGISAKVSDLILPTAMIYEKWGAYGNAERRTQHWRQQVLPVGDSMSDTWQWVELSKRFKISEVWGEYAPSGPRKKALPSVLEKAYAMGYNKDTTLYEVLFENKVSKTYKLDQNDPIQAGYDNTEGYGDSRGVIGSDGKEFKGYGFFIQKYLWEEYAAFTRGHGHDLAPFDVYHKVRGLKWPVVDGKETQWRFNAKYDPYAAKATRETGNSHAFYGTLAKALQSGTLTGKDKDSKKVSLKNKAKIFARPYMDPPEMPDAEYPTWLCTGRVLEHWHSGTMTMRVPELYRAVPEALCYMHPEDAKKYNVKQGGLCWVESRRGKVKARVETRGRNRPARGLVFVPWFDEKVFINKVCLDATCPMSKQTDFKKCAVKIYKA; from the coding sequence ATGTCACTATCAAGAAGAGAGTTTCTTAAAAGTTCAGCAGCAGCATCTGCAGCGGCAGCAGTTGGTATGAGTGTACCGGCAGAGCTAGAAGCAGCAGCAAATAATGCTCAGAGCGATTGGAGATGGGACAAAGCAGCTTGTCGTTTCTGTGGTACAGGTTGTGGTATCATGATGGCTACAAAAAACGGTAAAATAGTTGCCGTTAAGGGAGATCCTGCAGCTCCGGTAAATCGTGGTCTTAACTGTATTAAAGGTTATTTTAATGCTAAGATTATGTATGGTGCGGACAGACTTACTAAACCTTTATTAAGAGTTGACGCAAACGGAAACTTTGATAAAAAAGGTAACTTTGCACCTGTTAGCTGGGAAAGAGCTTTTGATGAAATGGAGAAAAACATCAAAAAAGCACTTAAAGCAAGTGGACCGGAAGGTGTTGGTATTTTTGCATCTGGGCAATATACGATTATGGAAGGTTATGCAGCTCAAAAAGTTATGAAGGCCGGTCTTCGTTCAAACGCAATCGATCCAAATGCTCGTCACTGTATGGCATCTGCGGTTGTTGGTTTTTATCAAACATTTGGTGTTGATGAGCCTTCTGGTTGTTATGATGATATCGAGCTTACAGATACTGTTGTAGCATGGGGTTCAAATATGGCAGAAATGCACCCTATTTTATGGTCTCGTGTTACTGATAGAAAACTATCAGATCCTGAGCGCGTAAAAGTTGTATCTATCCAAACTTATACTCACCGTACATCAGATTTAGCTGATATCGAAATTATATTTTCACCAAATACAGACTTAGCTCTTTGGAACTATATCGCTCGTGAAATCGTTATGAGAGATGAAGCTGAAGGTATTATCGACTGGGATTTTGTTAAAAGACACATGATTTTCGCAGCTGGTCCTGTAAACATCGGTTACGGTATGAGAAGAGCGGGTGAAAAATCACTTAAAGAAGGTAAATACGATGCTAAAGAGATGGAAATCATCAATAAAGAGATGACTACTATCGTTTCTGAAAAAGAAGGACCTGCATTAGAGCCGTTTGGTTATAAAGCCGGTGATACTATGAAGCATACTGCAGGTACACTTGGTCACTGGGAAATCTCATTCCAAGAGTATAAAAAATCACTAGAACCTTATACACTAGACTATACAGCTAGAGTTGCTAAAGGTGACCCTGATGAGTCATTAGAAAGTTTTAAAGCTAAACTTCAAGCATTAGCTGACTTATATATTGAAAAAAATCGTAAAGTTGTATCTTTCTGGACTATGGGTATGAACCAACATACACGTGGTACTTGGGTAAATACATTATCTTATAATGTTCACTTTATGTTAAATAAACAAGCTAAACCGGGTTCTGGAGCATTTTCTTTAACTGGTCAACCTTCAGCTTGTGGTACTGCTCGTGAAGTTGGTACGTTTACACACCGTCTTCCAGCTGATATGATGGTAGCAAACCCTAAACACCGTGCAATTGCAGAGAAAAAATGGATGATTCCAGAAGGTACTCTAAACGGTGTAGGTAAACAACATATTATGGCTATCCACCGTGGTATTGAAGATGGTTTAATTAAATTTGCATGGGTTAACGTTTGTAATCCATACCAAGATTCTGCATCTGCTAAACACTGGATTAAAGCTGCACGTGAGATGGATAACTTTATCGTAACTTCCGATGGATACCCGGGTATCTCTGCGAAAGTATCTGATTTAATCCTTCCAACAGCTATGATTTATGAAAAATGGGGTGCTTACGGAAATGCCGAGCGTCGTACTCAACATTGGAGACAACAAGTACTACCTGTAGGTGACTCAATGAGTGATACTTGGCAATGGGTTGAGTTATCAAAACGTTTCAAAATTTCTGAAGTTTGGGGTGAATACGCACCAAGCGGTCCTCGTAAAAAAGCTCTTCCAAGCGTACTTGAAAAAGCTTATGCAATGGGTTATAACAAAGATACTACTTTATATGAAGTATTATTTGAAAACAAAGTTTCTAAAACTTATAAACTTGACCAAAACGATCCTATTCAGGCTGGTTATGACAATACAGAAGGTTATGGTGATAGCCGTGGTGTTATCGGTTCAGACGGTAAAGAATTTAAAGGTTACGGATTCTTCATCCAAAAATATCTTTGGGAAGAATATGCTGCGTTTACTCGTGGACACGGTCACGACCTTGCACCGTTTGATGTTTACCATAAAGTTCGTGGTCTTAAATGGCCGGTTGTTGACGGTAAAGAAACTCAGTGGAGATTTAATGCTAAATACGATCCTTATGCAGCAAAAGCTACTAGAGAAACAGGTAACTCACATGCATTCTACGGTACGTTAGCTAAAGCACTTCAATCTGGTACGCTTACAGGTAAAGATAAAGACTCTAAAAAAGTTAGCTTGAAAAACAAAGCCAAAATATTTGCACGTCCTTATATGGATCCACCGGAAATGCCGGATGCAGAATATCCAACTTGGTTATGTACAGGTCGTGTGCTAGAACACTGGCACTCAGGAACTATGACTATGCGTGTACCTGAACTGTATCGTGCGGTTCCAGAAGCACTTTGTTATATGCACCCTGAAGATGCTAAAAAATATAATGTTAAACAAGGTGGACTATGTTGGGTTGAATCTCGTCGCGGTAAAGTTAAAGCTCGTGTTGAAACTCGTGGTAGAAATAGACCTGCTCGTGGACTTGTTTTTGTTCCATGGTTTGATGAGAAAGTATTTATAAATAAAGTATGTTTAGATGCGACATGTCCAATGTCAAAACAAACAGACTTTAAAAAATGTGCGGTAAAAATTTACAAAGCATAA
- a CDS encoding chaperone NapD: protein MNISSIVVQTLPKYLDEVVETLKNTPECDYHLHDEKGRVIVTIEGEGVEQELKKLRVIEAIPHVISADMQMAYSEDELDAHMQQIENGDAVPKMLNDHDLKPEDIIYNGDLKKKDLEGFARQFDKTKR from the coding sequence ATGAATATTTCAAGTATAGTAGTTCAAACACTACCTAAATATTTAGACGAAGTTGTAGAGACTTTAAAAAACACTCCGGAGTGTGATTACCATCTGCATGATGAAAAAGGTCGTGTTATTGTTACAATAGAAGGAGAAGGCGTTGAGCAAGAGCTTAAAAAACTTCGTGTAATAGAAGCTATACCTCATGTTATTTCGGCAGATATGCAAATGGCTTATTCTGAAGATGAACTAGATGCACATATGCAGCAAATCGAAAACGGCGATGCCGTTCCTAAGATGTTAAACGATCATGACTTAAAACCTGAAGATATTATATACAACGGTGATTTAAAGAAAAAAGACCTAGAAGGTTTTGCAAGACAATTTGATAAAACAAAAAGATAA
- a CDS encoding FmdE family protein, whose amino-acid sequence MKYPEFFDKVQTITLRDDLADFLGSVEDGIVEFSYLDVVKSAGHSCPTVAGAYIMCLVGLKELYKDELPVRGEILIEFAEDENEGVAGVIANVMSQITGATKTLGFKGIAGEYVRHSLVSFNAEIDSSVKFIRNDTMQSVEVVYNPGVVPPKPEQGELMQKLLMNFASEEEAKEFKKLWQGRVEAIFNNIDKVTSIK is encoded by the coding sequence ATGAAATACCCTGAGTTTTTTGATAAAGTTCAAACAATAACGCTTAGAGATGATTTGGCAGACTTTTTGGGAAGTGTTGAAGACGGTATAGTCGAGTTTAGTTATTTAGATGTTGTAAAAAGTGCAGGTCACTCTTGTCCAACGGTAGCCGGTGCATATATCATGTGTTTAGTAGGACTTAAAGAGTTGTATAAAGATGAACTTCCTGTTCGCGGTGAGATTTTAATAGAGTTTGCCGAAGATGAAAATGAAGGAGTTGCCGGAGTAATAGCAAATGTAATGAGCCAAATTACGGGTGCTACAAAAACTCTTGGATTTAAAGGTATAGCAGGCGAGTATGTAAGACATTCACTAGTTAGTTTTAATGCAGAGATAGATTCAAGCGTTAAGTTTATAAGAAACGATACAATGCAGAGTGTTGAGGTTGTTTATAACCCAGGTGTTGTGCCTCCTAAACCCGAACAAGGCGAGCTTATGCAAAAGTTACTTATGAATTTTGCAAGTGAAGAAGAAGCAAAAGAGTTTAAAAAATTATGGCAGGGAAGAGTAGAAGCAATATTTAACAATATTGATAAAGTTACAAGTATCAAATAA
- a CDS encoding ferredoxin-type protein NapF: MERRELFSSIGASLKGEAPEKKTSFLRPPYFKDEALFRNECHKCTSKCDTVCEEEIIKISEDGSPYIVFNQNGCTFCDECVKACEFGVLNIEDKQNINAIITINQDKCLSWNHTMCFSCKDPCLDRAIDFKAMFMAEINDRCTSCGFCINRCPVDAIEVKVKNA; encoded by the coding sequence TTGGAAAGAAGAGAACTATTTTCCTCTATTGGAGCTTCACTAAAAGGTGAAGCCCCAGAGAAAAAAACTTCATTTTTAAGACCACCATACTTTAAAGATGAAGCTCTCTTTCGCAATGAGTGTCATAAGTGTACATCTAAATGCGACACTGTTTGTGAAGAAGAGATTATAAAAATATCAGAAGACGGAAGTCCATATATAGTATTTAACCAAAACGGTTGTACTTTTTGTGATGAATGTGTTAAAGCTTGTGAATTTGGTGTTTTAAATATTGAAGACAAGCAAAATATAAATGCTATAATAACAATAAACCAAGACAAATGTTTAAGTTGGAACCATACTATGTGTTTTTCGTGTAAAGATCCTTGTTTGGATAGGGCAATAGACTTTAAAGCTATGTTTATGGCTGAAATAAACGACAGATGCACATCTTGCGGTTTTTGTATAAACAGATGTCCCGTAGATGCAATAGAAGTAAAGGTTAAAAATGCGTAA